Proteins encoded within one genomic window of Vulgatibacter sp.:
- a CDS encoding ATP-binding protein: MAKVCAFVVGYVLLELLAYETAYAAGEISPFWWPPAGLALGTLVRAPRRAWPVLLLPLAAVVFGLARLPHLAGPALPAPVAAVWALANTLPAAVGAWVMRTAGGRPFSLRRVSEVLLWLAGGVLLTSLLATLLLLLVWPIWPADAPPLAPLQRWAAQSFGLLAISPLVLTAPVRGEWPRPFVHRVPEVFLLLVALLVATWGTFALPTRGLQLLALGGSSTVVLAWAAFRFGPRGAAWAMACLGALAGWQALEGGGPFAEPGAELPAMRAFYTQAYFSLVTIGALLLAALAAERRRAADRQRLVLEVGLALSARTALPERLEQAAACIVRLLARRCVIRLDGSEFVAPHESSASHATEVLVERFHGAVEEGGIEVEAPAELGTFDPEARTTVAHLAARIAEAAEQDRLASESRRQERELRHSEERFRRLAQATSDVVWVTDPHLAPLSGGEAWTALTGHTLDDFQTGRWVRYMPPEDLARAVEQQRIMLREGKPYRNYRYRILVDGRWHTHESSGVPVRNEDGSIREWVGMTVDVTDRVAAEEAREQALAEAQEAVRIRDDFLSVASHELKTPLTPLAARLQTMERRAVAGEPIDLAAIAKARAGLERLKDLIDDLLDVSRIRAAARLAVRREPFALAEAVREVADAYREHDEAHRLEVEVPEEALLVAGDRQRIVQVLDILVDNAFKFSPGGGRVGITLAREGREAILAVSDEGIGIPPADQGRIFERFFRAENVSASSYGGLGLGLYITRDVVENHGGRIWLRSEPGRGSTFFVALPLLEELQAPPTSLATS; encoded by the coding sequence GTGGCGAAGGTTTGCGCCTTCGTCGTGGGCTACGTCCTGCTCGAGCTGCTGGCCTACGAAACCGCCTACGCCGCCGGGGAGATCTCGCCGTTCTGGTGGCCTCCCGCTGGCCTCGCGCTGGGCACGCTGGTCCGCGCGCCACGGCGCGCCTGGCCGGTGCTGCTCCTCCCTCTGGCCGCCGTCGTCTTCGGCCTCGCACGCCTGCCCCACCTGGCGGGCCCGGCGCTGCCTGCGCCGGTGGCGGCAGTGTGGGCGCTCGCCAACACCCTGCCGGCTGCGGTCGGTGCGTGGGTGATGCGCACCGCAGGTGGGCGGCCCTTCTCGCTGCGCCGGGTGAGCGAGGTCCTGCTCTGGCTCGCGGGTGGCGTGCTGCTGACCTCGCTGCTGGCGACGCTGCTGCTGCTGCTCGTCTGGCCGATCTGGCCCGCGGACGCGCCGCCGCTCGCGCCCCTGCAGCGGTGGGCGGCGCAGTCCTTCGGCCTCCTCGCCATCTCGCCGCTGGTGCTCACCGCGCCGGTCCGGGGCGAGTGGCCTCGCCCCTTCGTCCATCGAGTCCCCGAGGTTTTCTTGCTGCTGGTGGCGTTGCTCGTCGCGACCTGGGGGACCTTTGCCCTCCCCACCCGCGGCTTGCAGCTGCTCGCCCTCGGCGGCTCGAGCACGGTCGTCCTCGCCTGGGCTGCCTTCCGATTCGGCCCCCGCGGCGCAGCCTGGGCGATGGCCTGCCTGGGCGCTCTCGCAGGCTGGCAAGCGTTGGAAGGCGGTGGTCCCTTCGCCGAGCCGGGCGCCGAACTCCCCGCGATGCGCGCCTTCTACACCCAGGCCTACTTCTCCCTCGTCACCATCGGCGCGCTGCTGCTCGCCGCCCTTGCCGCCGAGCGGCGGCGCGCCGCCGATCGCCAGCGCCTGGTGCTCGAGGTGGGGCTCGCGCTCTCCGCGCGCACGGCCCTGCCCGAACGGTTGGAGCAGGCCGCGGCGTGCATCGTCCGCCTGCTTGCGCGTCGCTGCGTCATCCGGCTGGATGGCAGCGAATTCGTCGCCCCGCACGAGAGCAGCGCCTCGCATGCGACGGAGGTTCTCGTCGAACGCTTCCACGGGGCGGTGGAGGAGGGCGGGATCGAGGTGGAGGCGCCGGCAGAGCTGGGCACCTTCGATCCGGAGGCCCGCACCACCGTCGCCCATCTCGCCGCTCGCATCGCAGAAGCGGCGGAGCAGGATCGCCTCGCCAGCGAGAGCCGGCGGCAGGAGCGGGAGCTGCGGCACAGCGAGGAGCGCTTCCGCCGCCTCGCGCAGGCGACCTCCGACGTGGTCTGGGTGACCGATCCCCACCTCGCGCCCCTGTCGGGAGGGGAGGCCTGGACGGCCCTCACCGGTCACACCCTCGACGACTTCCAGACGGGAAGGTGGGTCCGCTACATGCCGCCGGAGGACCTGGCCCGCGCCGTGGAACAGCAGCGGATCATGCTCCGAGAGGGAAAGCCCTACCGGAATTACCGCTACCGGATCCTGGTAGACGGCAGGTGGCACACCCACGAGTCGAGCGGTGTGCCCGTACGCAACGAAGACGGCAGCATCCGGGAGTGGGTCGGGATGACCGTCGACGTGACCGATCGGGTCGCTGCGGAGGAGGCGCGCGAGCAGGCCCTCGCCGAAGCGCAGGAGGCGGTCCGCATCCGCGACGACTTCCTCAGCGTCGCCTCCCACGAGCTCAAGACGCCGCTCACGCCCCTGGCTGCACGGCTGCAGACGATGGAACGCCGCGCGGTCGCCGGCGAGCCGATCGATCTCGCCGCCATCGCCAAGGCGCGTGCGGGGCTGGAGCGCCTGAAGGATCTGATCGACGATCTGCTCGACGTCTCGAGGATCCGCGCTGCCGCCCGGCTCGCCGTCCGCCGGGAACCCTTCGCGCTCGCCGAAGCGGTTCGCGAGGTGGCCGACGCCTACCGGGAACACGACGAAGCGCACCGGCTCGAGGTGGAGGTGCCGGAGGAGGCGCTGCTGGTCGCGGGGGATCGCCAGCGGATCGTCCAGGTCCTCGACATCCTCGTCGACAACGCCTTCAAGTTCAGCCCCGGCGGCGGGCGCGTCGGGATCACGCTCGCTCGGGAGGGACGTGAGGCGATCCTCGCCGTATCCGACGAGGGAATCGGCATTCCGCCTGCGGACCAGGGTCGCATCTTCGAGCGCTTCTTCCGGGCGGAGAACGTGAGCGCCTCGTCGTACGGGGGGTTGGGGCTCGGGCTCTACATCACCCGCGACGTGGTGGAAAACCACGGCGGGCGGATCTGGCTCCGGAGCGAGCCGGGCAGGGGCTCGACGTTCTTCGTGGCGCTTCCCTTGCTCGAGGAACTGCAGGCGCCACCGACGAGTCTCGCCACGAGCTGA
- a CDS encoding 3-hydroxyacyl-CoA dehydrogenase family protein yields the protein MSTFEIRTIAVLGAGTMGHGIAHVAAAAGYETRLFDVAAAGVENGLQKIKANFAKGVEKGKVSAEARDAALSRLTGSMDLAAATSGADLVIEAVPEKLALKVQVLGESARHAGEHAILASNTSSLALTEIAAALPRPARVIGMHFFNPVHLMKLLEVVKAYQTSEETLAAVRAVGEKLGKEVIVVRDAPGFASSRLGIALGMEAIRMLEEGVASAAEIDKAMELGYGHPMGPLKLTDLVGLDVRMAIGEYLYAELGGSQFRPPQLLKQMVRAGKLGRKSGEGFYTY from the coding sequence ATGAGCACCTTCGAGATCCGCACCATCGCCGTCCTCGGCGCGGGGACCATGGGTCACGGCATCGCCCACGTTGCAGCGGCGGCGGGCTACGAGACCCGGCTCTTCGACGTGGCTGCCGCAGGCGTCGAGAACGGCCTGCAGAAGATCAAGGCCAACTTCGCCAAGGGCGTGGAGAAGGGCAAGGTCAGCGCCGAGGCCCGCGACGCGGCGCTCTCGCGCCTCACCGGCAGCATGGATCTCGCCGCGGCGACGAGCGGCGCCGACCTCGTGATCGAGGCGGTGCCCGAGAAGCTCGCGCTCAAGGTGCAGGTCCTCGGCGAGAGCGCCAGGCACGCAGGCGAGCACGCCATCCTCGCCTCCAACACCTCGAGCCTCGCCCTCACCGAGATCGCCGCGGCGCTGCCGCGGCCCGCGCGCGTGATCGGCATGCACTTCTTCAACCCCGTGCACCTGATGAAGCTGCTCGAGGTGGTGAAGGCCTACCAGACCAGCGAGGAGACGCTGGCCGCCGTTCGCGCGGTGGGCGAGAAGCTGGGCAAGGAGGTGATCGTGGTGCGGGACGCCCCGGGCTTCGCCTCCTCGCGCCTCGGCATCGCCCTCGGCATGGAAGCGATCCGCATGCTCGAGGAGGGCGTCGCCTCCGCCGCCGAGATCGACAAGGCGATGGAGCTCGGCTACGGCCACCCGATGGGCCCGCTCAAGCTCACCGATCTCGTGGGCCTCGACGTGCGCATGGCCATCGGCGAGTACCTCTACGCAGAGCTCGGCGGCAGCCAGTTCCGCCCGCCGCAGCTGCTCAAGCAGATGGTCCGCGCCGGCAAGCTCGGCAGGAAGAGCGGCGAGGGCTTCTACACGTACTGA